AAGTTCATTTTGTTAAAAAGAAATAACTATTTACGACAAATGTTGTCTCTATATATGGGTTGGAAGGCTAAAGTCTGGCATATAAAGCAGAATGAGCGTTTTAAGGAGCAGAAGGTAATATTGGATGTAAAGGATACTAAAATAGGTAATACAACAAAGCCAACTTTACTTCATTTGTTTGAAGATTTTGATAATTATTATGCAATTATTGAGTCATCAGTGAAAGGCTATGATAATTTGATTTTAAGCTATGAAGATGATGTACTACCAGATCCTATGATTGGCTATTCAAAAATATGTTCCTTTTTAGGTGCAGGTTCATTTCCCGCAGAGATTAACCTGAAGAAAACAAATACACAAGCACTTTCTGAGGCAATTGAAAATTTTGATGAAATTAAGGAAATTTTAATAGGAACTAAATATGAGTGGATGTTAACTGATTGATTAGCCTAGCAATTTTCTGTTGTTTAAGCTATTGTTTTTATCACTAAGACAATAGCTTTTTTTGAATATGTCTCTTAAAACGGCTATATATAGACTTATCTATCTTCTGAGCAAATTTTATGAATTTGATAAAAGATACTGAGACCTTTTGAGAGTTTGAGAATAATCGCATTGAGCGCTCAAAATAAATATCAAAGACTTTATCTAATTCACTATCTGTCGGTTCAACAATTTTCTTGTCTAACACATAATTAAGAAGGTAATATTCTTCTGCTACCCTATTATAAACCTCCTGGGGACTTTGAAATGCCCTGGTAGATTTTTCATGATGCCGGAAATAGTTTAGATGATTTGCTGAAAAATATATATTTGAGATTGACAGTATTTTAATCCACATTAACCAATCTCCACAGCGTTTAAATTCTGTATTGGCCATATTGGCTTGTTCAAATAGTTCTTTTTTAAAGAGTACTGCGCTTGCATTTGGAATAGTATTCTTTTTAAGAAGAAAGTTTCTACATTCATCATGCCCATTACTGTAAAAATCATGATTCCATCGTTCCGTATCTAGTTCGTCGGTCCAGCTTTGCAAAGATTTACGAAATTTACCATTCTGATCGACACTAATTGATTGGCAGTAAGCAAGTCCGATTTCTAAGTTAGAATCTTGTAGTTTTGGCAGAAGGGTAGCAAGTAAGGCTTCATCCGCATAGTCATCACTTTCTGCAATCCAGATATACTTTCCTGAGGCCAGGCTTACTCCTTTATTCCACTGAGCAAATGGACTTCCACTATTTGTTCTATTGAAATAAACCTTGATTCTGGAGTCCGTTGAAGCAAGCTGCTGAATGACTTCCTGACTATTATCTTTAGAAGCATCATCAAGGATAATAACTTCAAAGTTTTGAAAAGTTTGATTTAGGATCGTTTCTAAACGTAAAGGTAAGTACTGAGCATGGTTATAATTGGGAACAATAACTGATACAATGGGAGAAGGGCTTTCATTCATTATGTTCAAAGAGAAAATGAATCGTTGAGCTATAATTGCAACAAATTCATTTTGTTTAACTTAGTTTTTATACAGCTCTATAATATAAGCGTCATTATTAGTCAAGACATTAAGGTTGATCCTTGCCTTACCATCAGAGACAGGTATAGTTTGATCAGTTATCAATTCTGACTCTAATGAAGAAAGTGGTATTATTGAACTTTGGCTATCTGGTATCTTGATAATACTGACTCTAATCTGATCAAGGTCTGGGAAAACTACGTCAATATTATTTAGATTAATAATGATATCATTTACACTAGATGTATAATGGTTACCTACTAAAATTTCCGCAAAAGTAGCTTCGCCAGGAGTTAGGTAAGCAAAAGGAGTAATATATTTATTCGAAGTTGAGCTAACCAGGCGATGGTCTATACTTCTGGCATAAGCCCTATACACCCACCAAAGGGGGGTAGGAATATTATCACTGGTGATGAGTCCACTAAGGGTATTGTTCCAGCATCCTCGCGACCAACAAGTTCTACAGGCTGCATCAGCTCCTCCCCGTTCAAGGTAATATAAATAGCCAAGCATGGAGGCTGG
This window of the Porifericola rhodea genome carries:
- a CDS encoding glycosyltransferase family 2 protein, with product MNESPSPIVSVIVPNYNHAQYLPLRLETILNQTFQNFEVIILDDASKDNSQEVIQQLASTDSRIKVYFNRTNSGSPFAQWNKGVSLASGKYIWIAESDDYADEALLATLLPKLQDSNLEIGLAYCQSISVDQNGKFRKSLQSWTDELDTERWNHDFYSNGHDECRNFLLKKNTIPNASAVLFKKELFEQANMANTEFKRCGDWLMWIKILSISNIYFSANHLNYFRHHEKSTRAFQSPQEVYNRVAEEYYLLNYVLDKKIVEPTDSELDKVFDIYFERSMRLFSNSQKVSVSFIKFIKFAQKIDKSIYSRFKRHIQKKLLS